A genomic window from Gossypium hirsutum isolate 1008001.06 chromosome D12, Gossypium_hirsutum_v2.1, whole genome shotgun sequence includes:
- the LOC107946531 gene encoding UDP-glycosyltransferase 83A1 has protein sequence MKRQPHALVIPYPAQGHVAPLMKLALQIASHGVQVTFANTESTHAKIKASLPENVEEAHLISFVSLPDGMEPDDDRTDWVKLNDSIHRTMPGYLEDFILKVNGSNANQKFTCVVADTSVGWALELAKKAGLQAVAVWPAGGPCLALALHLPQLLEAGIIDTDGTVLKDEAISVSKDVPAWTSTEIGWGFPDPVFQKLFFGFYTIFPQYYKFHDWFLCNSIYELDSAALQLVPNVLPIGPLLASNHLATFAGNLWPQDSTCLQWLDNQASGSVIYVAFGSSTTVDSQQLHELAFGLELTGQPFLWVIRSDLMNDGSLAKLPEGFINRVSNRAKFVEWAPQEEVLAHPSVACFMSHCGWNSTMEGLTMGVPFLCWPYLADQFCNRNYICDVWRIGLGLRKDEHGVITRNEISSKIKTLLSSQDIKANAVHVKEVARKSLHESGGSSCRNFNNFIQHIKSI, from the exons atgaaaaggCAACCGCATGCGCTAGTTATACCATACCCAGCACAAGGGCATGTGGCTCCTCTTATGAAATTGGCCCTTCAAATCGCATCTCATGGTGTGCAAGTGACCTTCGCTAACACAGAGTCCACACATGCAAAAATCAAGGCTTCTTTACCAGAAAATGTTGAGGAGGCACACCTGATAAGCTTCGTTTCGCTTCCCGATGGAATGGAACCGGACGATGATCGAACCGATTGGGTGAAGTTGAACGACTCCATTCATAGAACTATGCCAGGTTATTTGGAGGATTTCATATTGAAAGTTAATGGATCGAATGCGAATCAGAAGTTCACTTGTGTTGTGGCGGACACATCAGTTGGTTGGGCACTTGAACTGGCCAAGAAAGCTGGACTCCAAGCTGTCGCAGTTTGGCCTGCCGGTGGACCTTGCTTGGCTCTCGCACTTCACCTTCCACAACTTCTTGAGGCTGGAATTATAGATACTGATG GAACCGTGTTGAAAGATGAAGCAATCTCGGTTTCAAAGGATGTGCCCGCCTGGACCAGCACTGAGATTGGATGGGGCTTCCCGGATCCAGTGTTTCAGAAACTTTTTTTCGGCTTTTACACCATTTTTCCTCAGTATTACAAATTTCATGACTGGTTCCTTTGCAACTCAATTTACGAGCTCGACTCTGCAGCTCTGCAACTGGTTCCCAACGTTTTGCCCATTGGGCCATTGCTTGCGAGCAACCATTTGGCTACTTTCGCTGGAAACTTATGGCCCCAAGACTCAACATGTTTACAGTGGCTCGATAACCAAGCTTCAGGTTCAGTCATTTATGTTGCATTTGGTAGCTCAACCACGGTGGACTCGCAGCAACTGCATGAGCTAGCATTTGGTCTTGAACTTACAGGCCAACCATTTCTATGGGTAATTCGATCTGATTTAATGAATGATGGTTCATTGGCTAAATTACCAGAAGGGTTCATAAATAGGGTATCAAACCGTGCAAAGTTTGTTGAGTGGGCACCTCAAGAGGAGGTGTTGGCTCACCCTTCAGTGGCTTGTTTCATGAGCCATTGTGGTTGGAATTCAACAATGGAAGGCCTAACGATGGGGGTTCCTTTTCTTTGTTGGCCTTACCTTGCTGATCAGTTCTGCAATAGAAACTACATTTGCGATGTTTGGAGGATCGGTTTGGGGTTAAGGAAAGACGAACATGGCGTCATAACGAGGAATGAAATAAGTTCAAAGATTAAAACATTGTTGTCCTCTCAAGATATAAAGGCGAATGCAGTGCATGTAAAGGAAGTTGCTCGAAAGAGTTTGCATGAAAGTGGTGGGTCTTCTTGCAGGAACTTCAACAACTTCATTCAACATATTAAGAGCATTTAG
- the LOC107946532 gene encoding protein Asterix encodes MSSHNNNSTSANDPRQPSAAKPYVAQPVSPQDLPVDYSGFIAVIFGIAGVMFRYKLSSWLAIIFCAQSLANMKNVENDLKQISMAMMFAIMGLVTNYFGPARPGKQS; translated from the exons ATGTCATCACACAATAACAATTCAACTTCGGCCAACGATCCCAGACAACCGTCGGCGGCAAAGCCATACGTGGCGCAGCCTGTTTCGCCGCAAGATCTCCCTGTCGATTATTCCGGTTTTATCGCCGTGATTTTCGGGATTGCAGGCGTCATGTTCAGG TACAAGCTGAGCTCGTGGCTAGCGATCATATTCTGCGCCCAATCACTTGCGAACATGAAGAACGTTGAGAACGATCTCAAGCAGATCTCTATGGCTATGAT GTTTGCTATCATGGGATTAGTTACAAACTATTTCGGACCAGCTCGACCAGGAAAACAGAGTTAA